Proteins encoded within one genomic window of Pectobacterium araliae:
- a CDS encoding CAP-Gly protein, with amino-acid sequence MSATTELYESKKISWGSIIAGVVTVLAVSLLLSTLGTSLGLAIVDPLSDEPVSGVGTTVLVWSSLSIIISLAAGAFIAGRLAAIDGVIHGFLVWATTLLVAAVLGGILIGGTLKATGNALGSIASATGSALSGAGSVVGGGLQGLGNFGSQAFDSIELDSSLQPEDITQEVSNALRKSDIDSLHPDYVKRQLEAAKKDISAAVKAIAVNGEDSEKVIQDLLAKLKKRGEALTQDVDRDSLTKTLADNTSLSQDEVNQTVDNLIAAKNKTAELVNTRLQDVEASIEQAKQQYEALKQKAREQAAEAAAAGAKAGLWSFFALLIGAIVSLFSGLWGVKTSARYRHTAQV; translated from the coding sequence ATGAGCGCGACAACCGAACTGTACGAGTCAAAGAAGATTTCATGGGGCAGTATCATCGCCGGTGTTGTCACTGTATTAGCCGTTTCTCTTCTGCTTTCCACATTGGGCACAAGTCTTGGTCTGGCCATTGTCGATCCATTATCGGATGAACCTGTCAGCGGCGTTGGCACCACCGTTCTGGTGTGGTCATCGTTATCCATTATCATCAGTCTGGCTGCTGGCGCATTCATTGCGGGGAGGCTGGCCGCGATTGATGGCGTCATTCACGGTTTTCTGGTGTGGGCGACCACGTTACTCGTTGCCGCCGTTCTGGGCGGAATTCTGATTGGCGGAACGCTGAAAGCAACGGGGAACGCATTAGGTTCCATCGCTTCCGCGACTGGCAGCGCCCTATCCGGCGCAGGCTCTGTCGTGGGGGGCGGACTTCAGGGGTTGGGAAATTTTGGCTCGCAGGCATTCGATAGCATTGAGCTAGACTCGTCATTACAACCGGAAGACATCACTCAGGAAGTCTCCAACGCTCTGCGCAAAAGCGATATTGACTCCCTGCACCCGGACTATGTGAAACGTCAGTTGGAGGCTGCGAAAAAAGACATTAGTGCCGCAGTCAAGGCCATCGCCGTTAACGGTGAAGATAGTGAAAAGGTGATTCAGGATCTCCTGGCTAAACTGAAAAAACGTGGGGAAGCATTAACTCAGGATGTCGATCGTGACAGCCTGACAAAAACGCTCGCGGATAACACCAGCCTGTCACAGGACGAGGTAAATCAAACGGTCGATAACCTGATTGCCGCAAAAAACAAAACCGCTGAGTTAGTGAATACCCGTTTGCAGGATGTCGAAGCCAGTATCGAGCAGGCAAAACAGCAGTATGAAGCGCTTAAACAGAAAGCGCGTGAGCAAGCCGCCGAAGCCGCCGCTGCGGGTGCGAAGGCTGGACTGTGGTCCTTCTTTGCGCTGTTAATTGGCGCCATCGTTAGCCTGTTTTCTGGCCTGTGGGGCGTCAAAACTAGCGCACGCTATCGCCATACAGCACAAGTGTAA
- a CDS encoding class II fructose-bisphosphate aldolase: MYAAMKTLIDDAYQQQYAVLAINCFNLETARAAIAAAEQQRAPLILNVYQGHSAHFPPHLAVPLVKALAERATVPVALSLDHGTAFSLIGQAFRAGFTGLMIDASSHPLAENIQRTQQVVTIAATAGVCVEGELGHIADAPVYDIEDATVKMTQVEDVIPFIRQTGIDLLAVSVGTAHGIYPAGVTPRIDFEHLEALNQESTVPLALHGGSGTKADDIRRVSRHGVAKINVGAAVFEAGKTALQQTLHQHPTTELSDLLATMESACRDVVVDYLSWSGSANKA; the protein is encoded by the coding sequence ATGTATGCCGCCATGAAAACCCTCATTGATGACGCGTATCAACAGCAGTATGCCGTGCTCGCCATCAACTGTTTCAATCTGGAAACTGCCCGTGCGGCCATTGCCGCCGCCGAGCAACAGCGTGCACCGCTGATCCTGAATGTGTACCAAGGTCACAGCGCGCACTTTCCACCGCATCTCGCGGTGCCGTTGGTCAAAGCGCTGGCCGAACGGGCCACGGTTCCAGTGGCGCTCAGTCTGGATCACGGTACGGCATTCAGCCTGATTGGGCAGGCGTTCCGTGCTGGTTTTACTGGACTGATGATCGATGCCTCCAGTCACCCGCTGGCGGAAAACATCCAGCGCACCCAGCAGGTGGTGACTATCGCTGCGACCGCAGGCGTTTGCGTGGAAGGTGAGCTTGGGCATATCGCCGATGCGCCCGTCTACGACATTGAGGATGCCACGGTGAAAATGACGCAGGTGGAAGACGTCATTCCTTTCATCCGCCAAACCGGCATCGATCTGCTTGCCGTGTCGGTCGGCACCGCTCACGGTATTTATCCTGCCGGGGTGACGCCACGGATTGATTTTGAGCATCTTGAAGCCCTGAATCAGGAATCCACCGTGCCGCTGGCACTCCACGGCGGTAGCGGTACTAAAGCCGACGACATTCGCCGCGTCAGCCGTCACGGCGTCGCCAAAATCAACGTCGGTGCGGCCGTCTTTGAAGCAGGAAAAACCGCGTTGCAGCAGACGCTGCATCAACATCCAACAACAGAGCTGTCCGACCTGCTGGCGACGATGGAATCCGCCTGCCGCGACGTGGTCGTTGATTACCTCAGTTGGTCAGGTTCAGCCAACAAAGCCTGA
- a CDS encoding BglG family transcription antiterminator — protein MMQPLTSRQNRLLKYLLQHQGYVTVKDIAHYLDVSEKTVYRDMQFVEAFLSVWNIYPDKKVGAGIMLTTDDERHLMLLEQQIVVDDGDTDALINNARRVKIASQLLSDTPHETSISKLSERYFISSASIVNDLKIIESWLHPLGLSLVRSQSGTHIEGSENRVRQAMVSLINDVMHHKEPGPFNHSRLDPGSYKALITYFGEKDVSFVESLLQDMEQQLSYPLGEPYYINIFTHTLIMMHRIAQGKALIMAEESVHHQVDNRIFSIAKNMVTQIEQRVESTLPSDEVWFIYQYIISSGIVMEERADNQLLRYQFSNGESRKITRALTQIFSDLINIDLRTDKLLQEGLLIHIKPLLNRLKYQIHIRNPLLDDIKSEFIDIYEMTQQAMNEVCQRFQLKPVAEDEVGYLTIHFQAALERQIAHKRILVVCSSGVGTSHLLKNRILRAFPDWIIVGVISASNMQIFCQREDIELIISTIHLEEQHIPVVYVSAFFNDDDIKRVTEKVIANQLHQAVPH, from the coding sequence ATGATGCAGCCACTCACCTCCCGCCAGAACCGTTTATTGAAATATCTGTTGCAACACCAGGGATATGTAACGGTTAAAGATATTGCACATTACCTGGATGTGTCTGAGAAAACCGTTTATCGCGATATGCAATTTGTTGAAGCCTTCCTTTCTGTCTGGAATATTTATCCAGACAAAAAGGTCGGTGCGGGAATCATGTTAACCACGGATGACGAACGGCACCTCATGCTGCTGGAACAGCAAATTGTCGTGGATGACGGGGATACCGATGCCCTGATCAATAACGCTCGTCGTGTCAAAATCGCCTCACAGTTGTTAAGCGACACGCCTCATGAGACCTCCATCAGCAAACTGTCTGAGCGCTATTTCATCAGCAGCGCCTCTATCGTTAACGATCTGAAAATCATCGAAAGCTGGCTACATCCATTAGGGCTGTCGCTGGTACGCAGCCAGAGCGGTACGCACATTGAAGGCAGTGAGAATCGGGTGCGTCAGGCGATGGTCTCGCTCATCAACGATGTCATGCACCATAAAGAACCCGGCCCGTTTAACCATTCTCGTCTCGACCCCGGCAGCTATAAGGCACTGATTACCTATTTCGGCGAAAAAGACGTTTCCTTCGTCGAATCACTGTTACAGGACATGGAGCAGCAGCTTTCTTATCCACTCGGCGAGCCTTATTACATCAATATTTTCACGCATACCTTAATTATGATGCATCGTATTGCGCAGGGAAAAGCGTTAATCATGGCGGAAGAATCGGTTCATCATCAGGTGGATAATCGCATATTCTCCATCGCTAAAAATATGGTTACCCAAATAGAGCAACGCGTCGAGAGCACGCTACCTTCTGATGAAGTCTGGTTTATTTACCAATATATTATTTCCTCAGGCATTGTGATGGAGGAGCGTGCGGATAACCAACTGCTTCGCTATCAATTTTCTAACGGTGAATCACGTAAAATCACGCGAGCATTGACGCAGATATTTTCTGATTTAATCAATATCGATCTGCGCACAGATAAGTTATTACAGGAAGGGTTGCTTATTCATATCAAGCCGTTGCTTAACCGACTAAAGTATCAAATACACATTCGCAATCCGTTATTAGACGATATCAAAAGCGAATTTATCGATATTTATGAAATGACTCAGCAAGCCATGAATGAAGTCTGTCAGCGATTTCAATTAAAACCCGTCGCTGAGGATGAAGTTGGCTATCTGACCATTCATTTCCAAGCCGCGCTGGAACGCCAAATTGCGCATAAACGTATTCTGGTGGTGTGCTCCAGCGGAGTAGGAACGTCACATTTGTTGAAAAATCGTATTCTGCGCGCGTTTCCTGACTGGATTATTGTTGGCGTTATTTCGGCCAGTAATATGCAGATATTTTGCCAGCGGGAAGATATTGAACTGATTATTTCCACGATTCATCTGGAAGAACAACACATTCCTGTCGTCTATGTTTCCGCCTTTTTTAATGATGATGACATTAAGCGCGTTACAGAAAAGGTTATCGCTAATCAACTGCATCAGGCCGTCCCTCACTGA
- a CDS encoding PTS sugar transporter subunit IIA, whose protein sequence is MDINKILNANRVKLNMSATNKDEAINELTELLYADGAITNKQDFIHDVWLREAEGSTGFENHIAIPHGKSSAVKQTTLAIGRTRQDIPWETLDGSQVRCIILFAVRLEDQNTTHIRLLSQVASALADDEVIAQLLDESDPHNIIRLFSQYAETAPVTPT, encoded by the coding sequence ATGGATATCAATAAAATACTGAACGCCAATCGCGTGAAGTTAAACATGTCTGCAACCAATAAAGATGAAGCCATTAATGAATTAACCGAGCTGCTGTATGCCGATGGTGCCATTACCAATAAGCAGGATTTTATTCACGATGTCTGGTTACGCGAAGCGGAAGGATCAACCGGTTTTGAAAATCATATTGCGATCCCTCATGGAAAATCCTCCGCCGTAAAACAAACCACACTCGCGATTGGCCGCACCCGTCAGGATATTCCCTGGGAAACGCTGGACGGCAGCCAGGTTCGCTGCATTATTCTCTTTGCCGTGCGTCTGGAAGATCAGAACACGACACACATTCGCCTGCTGTCTCAGGTTGCCAGTGCGCTGGCCGATGATGAGGTGATTGCTCAACTGTTGGACGAATCCGATCCCCATAACATTATTCGGCTGTTTAGTCAGTATGCAGAAACAGCACCTGTTACTCCGACATAA
- a CDS encoding PTS fructose transporter subunit IIC: MNTREITVGQEIKRHLLTGISWMIPLIVAAGICIALGQVIGGPDVGKQTGSIAWMLNQIGGWGMGLIVPLISAAIAYSIADRPGFAPGLIVGFICGQIQTGFIGGILGGFLVGYTVLLLRRYIKLPTSMQGLMPVMILPLLSTIIAGLLMMTFIGQPIVWLQKVLIHLLESMQGGSKFLMGAILGAMATFDFGGPVNKTMSLFADGMLVDGIYGPEAVKFVGSMIPPFGITLSFLLTRYKYTRAEKEALKAAFPMGICMITEGVIPIAARDLFRVVASCVVASAIAGGLIMVWGVEAPVPHGGMFVVPLFTKPLMFCLALGIGTVICGVMLSLIKKRVTQADEEFDDVDDSSVRDEDIKFTLE; the protein is encoded by the coding sequence ATGAACACCAGAGAAATAACTGTTGGACAGGAAATAAAACGGCATCTCCTTACCGGTATTTCCTGGATGATCCCACTGATTGTCGCCGCCGGGATCTGTATTGCACTCGGTCAGGTCATCGGTGGCCCGGATGTCGGTAAGCAAACTGGCAGTATCGCGTGGATGCTTAATCAGATCGGCGGCTGGGGAATGGGGCTGATTGTTCCGCTCATCAGCGCCGCGATCGCCTACTCCATTGCCGACCGCCCCGGTTTCGCACCTGGCCTGATTGTGGGCTTCATCTGCGGCCAGATTCAAACCGGGTTTATCGGCGGTATTCTCGGCGGCTTTTTAGTCGGCTACACCGTGCTGCTGCTGCGTCGCTACATCAAGCTGCCCACCTCGATGCAGGGGCTGATGCCCGTCATGATCCTGCCGCTGCTCAGTACCATTATCGCAGGGCTGTTGATGATGACGTTTATCGGTCAACCCATCGTCTGGCTGCAAAAAGTGCTGATTCATCTGCTGGAATCCATGCAAGGCGGCTCGAAATTCCTGATGGGCGCGATTTTGGGGGCGATGGCAACCTTCGATTTCGGTGGACCAGTGAACAAAACGATGTCGCTCTTCGCGGACGGAATGCTGGTCGATGGCATTTACGGACCGGAAGCCGTCAAATTTGTCGGCTCCATGATTCCGCCCTTCGGCATCACGCTTTCCTTCCTGCTGACCCGCTACAAGTACACTCGCGCAGAAAAAGAGGCACTGAAAGCCGCCTTCCCGATGGGGATCTGCATGATTACCGAAGGGGTGATCCCGATTGCTGCACGCGATTTGTTCAGAGTCGTTGCCAGCTGTGTCGTCGCCTCCGCCATTGCAGGTGGGCTGATCATGGTCTGGGGCGTGGAGGCTCCCGTGCCGCACGGCGGCATGTTTGTCGTCCCACTATTTACCAAGCCACTGATGTTCTGTCTGGCACTCGGTATCGGCACGGTCATCTGCGGCGTGATGCTGTCGCTGATTAAGAAACGCGTCACGCAGGCTGATGAAGAATTCGACGACGTTGATGACAGCAGCGTGCGTGACGAAGACATTAAATTCACTCTCGAATAA
- a CDS encoding PTS fructose transporter subunit IIB — MNIVCVAACTAGIAHTYIAREKLIKGANALNYAIKVETQGTIGTENELTPDEIAAADVVILAIDIKITGEERFKGKPIVRVKTEVVIKSPIKFLEKVASSLAGA, encoded by the coding sequence ATGAATATTGTTTGTGTTGCCGCCTGCACGGCAGGTATCGCGCATACCTATATCGCACGCGAGAAACTCATTAAAGGCGCCAATGCGTTGAATTACGCTATCAAAGTGGAAACCCAAGGCACCATTGGTACAGAGAATGAATTAACACCCGATGAAATCGCCGCAGCCGATGTCGTTATTCTGGCCATCGATATCAAAATAACAGGAGAAGAGCGGTTTAAAGGTAAACCCATTGTTCGGGTAAAAACGGAGGTGGTTATTAAATCTCCCATCAAGTTTCTGGAAAAAGTCGCTAGTTCTTTAGCGGGTGCCTGA
- a CDS encoding ketose-bisphosphate aldolase — MLISMTDILKPTREHRFAIGAFNVADSCFIRAVVEEAETTNTPAIISIHPSELEFVTDEFFAYVRERTLRSPVPFVIHLDHGASIAHVLRAIQCGFTSVMIDGSLLPYEENVALTTEVVKLAHAVGVSVEGELGTIGDTGTTIEGGVSKVIYTDPEQAEDFVNRTGVDTLAVAIGTAHGIYPKDLKPELQMHILRDISQRVSIPLVLHGGSANPDAEIAEAVTLGVGKINISSDMKFAYFQKAREILSRETWWDPNAIYPEPINAAKAVIRYKMALFGSTGKATLY; from the coding sequence ATGTTGATTTCAATGACCGATATTCTTAAACCCACACGTGAACACCGCTTCGCTATCGGGGCATTTAACGTGGCCGATAGCTGCTTTATCCGCGCCGTGGTGGAAGAGGCCGAAACAACAAATACCCCAGCCATTATCTCAATCCACCCAAGCGAGCTGGAATTCGTGACCGATGAGTTCTTCGCCTATGTGCGAGAAAGAACGCTGCGCAGTCCGGTGCCGTTTGTCATCCACCTCGATCATGGCGCGTCGATCGCACACGTTCTGCGAGCCATTCAATGCGGATTTACCTCCGTGATGATCGACGGTTCGCTGCTGCCTTATGAGGAAAACGTGGCGCTCACCACCGAAGTGGTAAAACTGGCACATGCCGTGGGCGTTTCCGTAGAGGGGGAATTAGGTACGATTGGTGATACCGGCACCACGATAGAAGGTGGCGTCAGCAAGGTGATCTATACCGACCCCGAGCAGGCGGAAGATTTCGTCAATAGGACAGGGGTTGATACGTTAGCCGTCGCCATCGGCACCGCGCACGGTATCTATCCCAAAGACCTGAAGCCAGAACTGCAAATGCATATCCTGCGGGATATCTCACAGCGGGTGTCGATCCCGCTCGTCCTGCACGGGGGTTCCGCAAACCCGGACGCCGAAATTGCCGAAGCGGTAACGCTGGGCGTAGGCAAAATCAATATCTCCAGCGATATGAAATTCGCCTATTTCCAAAAAGCACGGGAAATCCTCAGTCGTGAAACCTGGTGGGATCCGAATGCTATCTACCCAGAACCGATCAACGCAGCAAAAGCGGTCATTCGCTACAAAATGGCACTTTTCGGCTCGACAGGAAAGGCCACTTTATATTGA